One Cervus canadensis isolate Bull #8, Minnesota chromosome 1, ASM1932006v1, whole genome shotgun sequence genomic window carries:
- the PLEKHH3 gene encoding pleckstrin homology domain-containing family H member 3 isoform X1, whose product MREFPPQEPGRGEAGILRLGSVAGAPWRGSWGPQLSEDPSSLPWQSGQKSPPFLGPLDVTLTQPMRSGPVSDRLQSWEETRSLIPEKGPSEDDPDVVVKGWLYREPRGGGARPWLPPRRAWFVLTRDSLDQFSSSGKGARRLGSLVLTSLCSVSGPERRPKETGLWSVTVSGRKHSVRLCSPRQSEAERWGVALREVIASKAPLETPTQLLLRDIQESRGDPEAVALIYRRNPILRHTSGALYAPLLPLPYGVSTPGPGYAPLREEAVRLFLALQALEGARRPGPLMQGVLQTCRDLPALRDELFLQLAKQTSGPAGPPGPPATQDPATLRYWQLLTCMSCTFRPGGAVRGHLLGHLERTEQALPDSELAEYARFIRRALGRTRGRELVPSLAEISALSRRQELLCTVHCPGAGACPVAIDSHTTAGEVARELVGRLGLTRSRNTFALYEQRGAQERALAGGTLVADVLTRFENLAAEEAGLEDPPDTGWRLCLRLHGPLHPEGLSPDGHELPFLFEQAHALLLRGRPPPPDDTLRALAALRLQSLHRDFSPRAPLPRLDRLLPTPARPREDPPRPLPRPPHSAALLAGAIWSPSLAKRRAERARHGGAGRTAGSVAREGGGGAGRAAAVLGGWKRLRGMGRAEAMAAYLALAAQCPGFGAARYDVLELSTEPGGGAPQKLCLGLGAKAMSLSRPGETEPIHSVSYGRVAACQLMGPHTLALRVGESQLLLQSPQVEEIVQLVNAYLANPSPERPSSSPPPCQDLPDTSPPSQHPGLDEPQGQSGCLGQLQD is encoded by the exons ATGCGGGAGTTCCCGCCGCAGGAACCTGGGCGAGGGGAAGCAGGTATCCTCAGATTGGGGTCCGTGGCGGGGGCTCCatggagagggagctgggggccACAGCTCTCCGAGGACCCCTCATCGTTACCCTGGCAGTCAGGACAGAAGTCTCCGCCCTTCTTG GGCCCCCTAGATGTGACGCTGACTCAGCCTATGCGGAGTGGGCCAGTTTCAGACAG GCTGCAAAGCTGGGAGGAGACGCGGAGCCTCATCCCGGAGAAGGGGCCGTCTGAAGACGACCCAGATGTCGTCGTGAAAG GTTGGCTGTACCGCGAGCCCCGCGGAGGAGGGGCGCGGCCCTGGTTGCCCCCGCGCCGAGCCTGGTTCGTGCTCACGCGGGACTCCCTGGACCAGTTCAGCAGCAGCGGGAAGGGGGCGAGGCGGCTCGGGAGCCTCGTGCTTACCAGCCTGTGCTCGGTGTCCGGCCCTGAGCGCAGGCCCAAGGAGACTG GTCTGTGGTCAGTGACCGTGTCTGGCCGGAAGCACAGCGTTCGGCTCTGCTCACCTCGCCAGTCGGAGGCAGAGCGCTGGGGGGTGGCGCTGCGGGAGGTGATCGCCTCCAAGGCGCCTCTGGAGACCCCCACCCAGCTGCTGCTCAGGGACATTCAG GAGAGTCGTGGGGACCCAGAAGCCGTGGCCCTTATTTACAGAAGAAACCCGATTCTGAGGCACACCAGTGGAGCCCTGTATGCCCCACTCCTGCCTCTGCCGTACGGAGTCAGTACCCCAG GTCCCGGCTACGCGCCCTTGCGCGAGGAGGCCGTGAGGCTGTTCCTGGCGCTGCAGGCCCTGGAGGGGGCGCGGCGCCCCGGGCCCCTGATGCAGGGTGTGCTCCAGACCTGCCGGGACTTGCCCGCGCTCCGAGACGAACTCTTCCTGCAGCTGGCTAAGCAGACCTCGGGCCCCGCGGGGCCCCCCGGGCCGCCAGCTACCCAAGACCCCGCGACCCTGCGGTACTGGCAGCTCCTCACTTGCATGAGCTGCACTTTCCGGCCGGGGGGAGCCGTACGGGGACACCTCCTCGGGCATCTGGAGAG GACTGAACAGGCGCTCCCGGACTCGGAACTGGCGGAATATGCGCGCTTCATACGGAGAGCGCTGGGCCGGACGCGCGGCCGGGAGCTAGTGCCATCGCTGGCCGAGATTTCCGCGCTGAGCCGACGGCAGGAGTTGTTGTGCACCGTGCACTGTCCGGGGGCTGGTGCCTGCCCTGTGGCCATAGACTCCCACACCACGGCGGGAGAG gtggCTCGAGAGCTGGTGGGGCGGCTGGGCTTGACCCGGAGCCGTAACACATTCGCGCTGTACGAGCAGCGAGGGGCGCAGGAGCGAGCCCTGGCCGGGGGGACTCTCGTGGCCGACGTGCTCACCAGGTTTGAGAA CTTGGCGGCGGAGGAAGCCGGGCTGGAGGACCCGCCGGACACCGGTTGGAGACTGTGTCTGCGTCTTCACGGACCTCTGCACCCTGAGGGGCTGTCCCCAGATGGTCACGAACTGCCCTTCCTCTTTGAGCAA GCTCACGCTCTGCTGCTGCGTGGCCGGCCACCCCCGCCCGACGACACGCTGCGCGCCTTGGCGGCGCTGCGGCTGCAGAGCCTGCACCGGGACTTCTCCCCGCGGGCGCCTCTGCCGCGCCTGGATCGCTTGCTCCCCACCCCGGCCCGGCCGCGTGAAGATCCTCCCCGCCCGCTGCCCAGGCCTCCCCACTCCGCCGCCCTGCTGGCCGGGGCGATCTGGAGCCCGAGCCTGGCCAAGAGGCGGGCGGAGCGGGCCCGGCACGGCGGGGCCGGCCGCACCGCGGGAAGCGTGGCCCGCGAGGGAGGAGGTGGCGCCGGCAGGGCGGCTGCTGTGCTGGGAGGCTGGAAGCGGCTACGGGGCATGGGCCGAGCTGAGGCCATGGCTGCCTACCTGGCTCTGGCGGCGCAGTGTCCAGGGTTCGGCGCTGCTCGGTATGACGTTCTGGAGCTGAGCACG gagcctggtgggggcgCTCCACAGAAGCTATGCCTGGGCCTGGGAGCCAAGGCCATGTCCCTCTCGCGGCCCGGTGAGACAGAGCCCATCCACAGCGTCAGCTATGGCCGTGTGGCCGCCTGCCAGCTAATGGGCCCCCACACCCTGGCCTTGAGGGTGGGAGAGAGCCAGCTCCTCCTGCAGAGTCCCCAG GTGGAAGAGATCGTGCAGCTGGTGAATGCCTACTTGGCCAACCCCTCCCCCGAGAGGCCCAGCAGCAGCCCTCCTCCATGCCAAGACCTGCCAGAcacctcccctcccagccagcaCCCGGGCCTGGACGAGCCCCAGGGACAGTCTGGCTGTTTGGGGCAGCTGCAGGACTGA